A single region of the Halorussus gelatinilyticus genome encodes:
- a CDS encoding DUF2309 domain-containing protein: MTLEDKEIHFANSIERAAENVGSVWPLHSFVTANPLSGFEDQPFHEAVAEAERLFGGRGYPHPSVFRQAWKNGQIDPEVLTTQLESHGFDEDPETLLDQMETTESAAPSETGSSTEEVDRVLSKWLAAFLDQGNAKWPMPDREAGFYAAWREVAPYDGDIPSCDSPSDLPETPIAALEDVLAEYPQGEWEAIFEQQLAALPGWTGFIKQRASDDADPWQSNYPISLTEYLAVRLLLADFLDASIQPDEHATESVENDDVPLPEVWLTAWEESHRDWLLESVSQPDPETTTADEPARPAAQLVFCIDTRSEIIRRHVEAAGPYETHGYAGFFGIPMRYQAYDADVPVDACPPIVDAQHRITDRPTSGADAKHDRYDRWQGVFDAGKKALKALKSNTATAFSFVENAGPGYGAALAARTLLPARIYDALHDTDHAPDEHESCELSVDYNPDAVHSLREGLSLEEKVEYAQTAFELMGWEEFARLVVFTGHASQTTNNPFDSSLDCGACAGNPGGPNARALAAICNDETVKDELRERGFDIPADTVFLAAEHNTTTDEITLFDSEVPESHREDLVQLREDLTQAQSRATAERTESMADETADSVRETQRRAADWAETRPEWGLAGNASFVIGPRELTEDEDLGGRTFLHSYDWRTDSEGEALEAIMTGPLVVTQWINNQYYFATVDNAVYGSGSKVTQNPVGNVGVFQGNGGDLMTGLPLQSLYADADQPHHQPLRLTAVIHAPVEQVTEILRQHDQLLQLLDNGWIQLTVLDPEQDNAPLHYEESLEWEPIQSERSSVELPVQTGSGSAAD; this comes from the coding sequence ATGACGCTTGAAGACAAGGAAATCCACTTCGCGAACAGTATCGAACGCGCAGCCGAGAACGTCGGTTCGGTCTGGCCGCTACACTCGTTCGTCACGGCCAATCCGCTGTCTGGCTTCGAAGATCAGCCGTTCCACGAGGCGGTCGCCGAGGCCGAACGGCTGTTCGGCGGGAGAGGGTATCCACATCCCTCCGTCTTCAGGCAGGCCTGGAAGAACGGCCAGATCGACCCGGAGGTGCTGACCACCCAATTGGAATCCCACGGCTTCGACGAAGACCCGGAGACGTTGCTGGACCAGATGGAGACGACCGAATCCGCCGCCCCCTCCGAGACCGGTTCCAGCACGGAGGAGGTCGATCGCGTCCTCTCGAAGTGGCTCGCCGCCTTCCTCGACCAGGGGAACGCCAAGTGGCCGATGCCCGACCGCGAAGCGGGGTTCTATGCGGCCTGGCGCGAGGTGGCTCCCTACGATGGCGATATCCCCTCCTGTGACAGTCCGTCCGACCTCCCGGAAACTCCAATAGCGGCACTGGAAGACGTCCTGGCGGAGTATCCGCAGGGGGAGTGGGAGGCGATCTTCGAGCAGCAACTCGCCGCGCTCCCCGGCTGGACCGGCTTCATCAAACAGCGGGCCAGCGACGACGCCGACCCGTGGCAGTCGAACTATCCCATCTCGCTGACCGAGTATCTCGCGGTCCGTCTGCTCCTCGCGGATTTCCTCGATGCCTCTATCCAGCCGGACGAACACGCGACCGAATCGGTCGAGAACGACGATGTTCCGCTCCCGGAGGTCTGGCTGACCGCGTGGGAGGAGAGTCACCGTGACTGGCTGTTGGAGTCGGTCTCACAACCCGACCCGGAGACCACTACGGCGGACGAGCCCGCTCGTCCAGCCGCGCAGCTCGTCTTCTGCATCGACACGCGCTCGGAGATTATCCGTCGCCACGTCGAGGCAGCCGGCCCGTACGAAACCCACGGCTACGCGGGTTTCTTCGGCATCCCGATGCGTTATCAGGCGTACGACGCAGACGTGCCCGTCGATGCCTGTCCGCCGATCGTCGACGCCCAGCACCGCATCACTGATCGGCCTACCAGCGGAGCGGATGCGAAACACGACCGCTACGACCGCTGGCAGGGCGTTTTTGATGCGGGGAAGAAGGCACTCAAGGCGCTCAAGTCCAACACAGCGACGGCGTTCAGCTTCGTCGAGAACGCCGGACCGGGGTACGGCGCTGCACTCGCGGCTCGTACGCTTCTGCCGGCTCGCATCTACGACGCACTTCACGACACCGACCACGCGCCTGACGAGCACGAGTCCTGTGAGCTATCGGTCGATTACAACCCGGACGCCGTCCATTCCCTCCGAGAAGGGCTCTCGTTGGAGGAGAAAGTCGAGTACGCCCAGACCGCCTTCGAGCTGATGGGCTGGGAGGAGTTCGCCCGACTCGTCGTGTTCACCGGCCACGCTAGCCAGACGACGAACAACCCGTTCGATTCGAGCCTGGACTGTGGCGCCTGTGCCGGCAACCCTGGCGGCCCGAACGCTCGCGCCCTCGCGGCCATCTGTAACGACGAAACCGTCAAGGACGAACTGCGCGAGCGCGGGTTCGACATCCCCGCCGACACCGTGTTCCTCGCCGCCGAACACAACACGACGACCGACGAGATCACCCTGTTCGACAGCGAGGTGCCCGAGAGTCACCGGGAAGACCTCGTGCAGTTGCGCGAGGACCTCACGCAGGCGCAGTCTCGCGCGACGGCGGAGCGGACGGAATCGATGGCGGACGAGACTGCCGATAGCGTTCGCGAAACGCAGCGTCGGGCCGCCGACTGGGCAGAGACGCGCCCCGAATGGGGGCTGGCCGGCAACGCCTCGTTCGTTATCGGTCCACGCGAGTTGACGGAGGACGAAGACCTCGGCGGTCGCACGTTCCTCCACTCCTACGACTGGCGTACCGATTCGGAAGGTGAGGCACTGGAGGCCATCATGACCGGGCCGCTCGTGGTCACGCAGTGGATCAACAACCAGTACTACTTCGCCACGGTCGATAACGCCGTCTACGGAAGCGGCTCGAAAGTGACGCAGAATCCGGTCGGCAACGTCGGTGTGTTCCAGGGCAACGGCGGCGACCTGATGACCGGCCTCCCGCTCCAGTCGCTCTACGCCGACGCCGACCAGCCACACCATCAGCCGTTGCGTTTGACGGCGGTGATTCACGCACCCGTCGAGCAGGTTACTGAGATTCTCCGCCAGCACGACCAGCTCTTACAGCTCCTCGACAACGGCTGGATACAACTGACAGTGCTCGATCCCGAACAGGATAACGCACCGCTCCACTATGAGGAGAGCCTGGAATGGGAGCCGATTCAGTCGGAGCGGTCCTCCGTCGAGCTACCCGTACAGACGGGTTCGGGAAGTGCGGCTGATTAA
- a CDS encoding chorismate mutase: protein MADDDTERRRPDEMNLAELREEIESIDQEIVELIARRTYVAETVAQVKAEREMPTTDEDQEQRVMDRAGENAEQFDVDANLVKAIFRLLIELNKVEQREKR from the coding sequence ATGGCTGACGACGACACAGAACGACGGCGCCCGGACGAGATGAACCTCGCGGAACTCCGCGAGGAGATAGAGAGCATCGACCAGGAAATCGTGGAACTCATCGCCCGACGGACCTACGTGGCCGAGACTGTCGCGCAGGTCAAGGCCGAGCGAGAGATGCCCACGACTGACGAGGACCAAGAACAACGCGTGATGGACCGCGCGGGCGAGAACGCCGAGCAGTTCGACGTGGACGCGAACTTGGTGAAGGCGATTTTCAGGCTGTTGATAGAACTGAACAAAGTTGAACAACGAGAGAAGAGGTAA
- a CDS encoding shikimate kinase → MDGRASAPAAGTILNALACGKGSAFAIDAETTATVELDSSGSFDAEVADAPDADTTLIERCVELAVAEYAAEAGERGGDPAELSGGYVRTESEVPMAAGLKSSSAAANATVLAALDALGVAEEVSHEEACRLGVDAARDAGVTVTGAFDDASASMLGGATVTDNRRDELLAREPVEWDVAVWTPPEQAYSADADVDRCRRVAPVAELVADLALDGRYGEAMTVNGFAFAAALGFSADPMLDALPDADGVSLSGTGPSFVAVGERAVVEQVREHWSEREGTTWLTTTQNDGARTR, encoded by the coding sequence ATGGACGGCCGAGCATCCGCACCCGCGGCGGGCACGATACTCAACGCCCTCGCCTGCGGGAAGGGGTCGGCGTTCGCCATCGACGCCGAGACGACCGCGACCGTCGAGTTGGACTCCTCGGGGTCGTTCGACGCCGAAGTCGCCGACGCGCCCGACGCCGACACGACGCTGATAGAGCGGTGCGTCGAGTTGGCGGTCGCCGAGTACGCCGCGGAGGCCGGCGAGCGAGGCGGCGACCCGGCCGAACTCTCGGGCGGTTACGTCCGCACCGAGAGCGAGGTCCCGATGGCGGCCGGCCTGAAGAGTTCCAGCGCGGCCGCGAACGCCACCGTGTTGGCCGCGCTCGACGCGCTCGGAGTCGCCGAGGAGGTCTCCCACGAGGAGGCCTGCCGACTCGGCGTGGACGCCGCCCGCGACGCCGGCGTGACCGTCACCGGCGCGTTCGACGACGCGAGCGCGAGTATGCTCGGCGGTGCGACCGTCACCGACAACCGGCGCGACGAACTGCTGGCCCGCGAACCGGTCGAGTGGGACGTGGCGGTGTGGACGCCCCCCGAACAGGCCTACAGCGCGGACGCCGACGTGGACCGCTGCCGGCGCGTCGCGCCGGTCGCCGAACTCGTCGCGGACCTCGCGCTCGACGGTCGATACGGCGAGGCGATGACGGTCAACGGCTTCGCGTTCGCGGCGGCGCTCGGATTCTCGGCCGACCCGATGTTGGACGCGCTTCCCGACGCAGACGGCGTCTCGCTGTCGGGCACCGGTCCGAGTTTCGTCGCGGTCGGCGAGCGCGCGGTTGTCGAACAGGTACGCGAACACTGGAGCGAACGAGAGGGTACGACATGGCTGACGACGACACAGAACGACGGCGCCCGGACGAGATGA
- a CDS encoding DUF5796 family protein, producing MSARNDVAPDTLGVELTEDGIVVEYTDGREAFYRGVPTKESGTLRTQPGKLVQILVTDPTETEGVLTYVNDRNTHDDILESTGVGRVMLGKDEEEELFPGVTVRVDGYAIEVEADPETARGRVFVFEEDELGERSYELVNEE from the coding sequence ATGAGCGCACGCAACGACGTGGCCCCCGACACCCTCGGCGTCGAGTTGACCGAGGACGGCATCGTCGTGGAGTACACCGACGGCCGGGAGGCCTTCTATCGGGGCGTCCCGACGAAGGAGTCGGGCACGCTCCGGACCCAACCCGGCAAACTCGTCCAGATTCTCGTGACGGACCCGACCGAGACCGAGGGCGTGCTGACGTACGTCAACGACCGCAACACCCACGACGACATCCTCGAATCGACCGGCGTGGGTCGGGTGATGCTCGGCAAAGACGAGGAAGAGGAGCTGTTCCCCGGCGTCACGGTGCGCGTGGACGGCTACGCCATCGAGGTCGAGGCCGACCCCGAGACGGCGCGCGGCCGCGTGTTCGTCTTCGAGGAGGACGAACTCGGCGAGCGCTCCTACGAACTGGTCAACGAGGAGT